In Gemmatimonadota bacterium, the genomic stretch TATGCCGAACAGCAATTCCTCAAAATCCTCAAAATTGACCCCAAACACGCGCCCACACATTTAACTTTGGCCCGCCTCTATCACCGTCAAAAACGCAACGCCAATGCTTATCGCCACTTCAAAACCTATCTCGATCTCTCGCCTGAAGCACCCGACAAAGCCACAATTCGCACCTTGCTCAACACCCTCGCCGAAAGCCTGAAAGCATCCGGCAAGGGGTGGGTGGTCATCGACCCATCAAAGCCCTGGCAGCCATCTGTCCCCCCCCAATCCGATGAACTCGGTTTTATATCCATCCAGAGCGGGACCTTTCTTATGGGCGGCACTTTTGAAAACGAAAAACCCATCCGCCTGGTCACAGTGTCCGATTTCGAACTCCTGAACCACGAAGTCACCAACGCCGAATACTTCTCCTTCACCAAAGCCACAGGCCATTCCTCGCCCGAACACTGGCGCGAAGACTGGTTCTGGATGTCTGAGTTCGGCACCCACCCCGTTGTCAACATCACCTATTACGACGCCGAAGCCTATTGCCAATGGCTAGACGCGCGCTTACCCACCGAAGCAGAGTGGGAATATGCCTGCCGCGCGGGCCGCACCCAATCCAAATATCCCTGGGGCGACGACCCGCCCGATGAACAAAAAGCCAATTACGGACGCATCTTCAAAACGCCTTACCCCACGAGAGCCGTCAAATCCCACCCCCCCAACGCCTACGGTCTCTACGACATGGCGGGAAATGTATGGGAATGGTGTGCCGATTGGTACGATCCAGACTATTACAAAAATGCCCCTACTGATAACCCCAAAGGTCCGGATAAAGGCTTCGATTATCAACACACGCGCAGAGGCGGGCAGTGGCAGTCCTCCCCTCACTCCCTGCGTTGTGCCCGCCGCTATGGGGGCGAGCCTTCGGCTCAGGACAACGGCAGCATGGCCTACTTCGGCTTTCGCTGCGCCCGGTAGATAGAGAGACCGCCATGGCAATCCGCCTCACATTTCTCTGCGCCCTCCTGATCGCCCTGCCGATAGCCATATATAGTGGCGACATACCCCGCGTGCCATTGGGCCATGACGAAATCCGCTATATCAGCAGCATTCCCAAAGACAATCCCCTCACCCAAACTAAAATAGCCCTGGGCAAACTCCTCTTTTTCGACAAACGGCTCTCCAGAGACGGCAGCATAGCCTGTGGCTCTTGTCACCAGCCCCACCGCGCCTTTACCGATGGTCGCGTCTTGCCCACAGGTATTGACGGTCAGACTCCCACACGCAATGTGCCCACCCTGATCAACCGGGCATACGGAACGATTTACTTCTACGACGGCAGGGCTGCTACCCTCGAAGAACAGGCACTCATCCCCATCCAAAGCCCCACAGAAATGGGCAACACCCTCGAACAGGTCGTCACCACTTTATCGGCTATCTCCGGTTATCGCCCCCACTTCAAAGCCGCATTTGGAGACAGCACCATCACATCCGGCCGCATCGCCAAAGCCCTATCCGCTTTCGAACGCACGCTGATCTCTGGCGAATCGCCCTACGATTTGTTCGAATACGGCGGCCCCAAAGGCGCCATGTCCGCATCCGCCATCCGGGGCCTGCGCCTCTTTCGCACCAAAGCGCGTTGTACACTCTGCCACATGGGATTCAACTATACCGACGAAGACTTCCACAACATCGGTACGAGCTGGGATCGCGCTGATCTTTCCACTTACGAAAAAACCGGCAACCTGCAAGACATCAAAGGCATCGATCCCGGACGTTATGAGCAAACCCAAAAGCCTGAACACTTTGGCGCAATGAAAACACCTACCCTCCGCGAAGTCGCGCGCACAGCCCCCTATATGCACAACGGCAGCATCAAAACTCTGGAAGAAATCATCGAATTTTACGACAAAGGCGGTAATCCCAATCCCTTCCTCGACGAATTAATTACTCCCCTCAACCTCACCGACGCCGAAAAACAGGACCTGATCGCCTTCCTCAAAGCACTCAATGGCATCAACTGGCTCCACATCGAACCGCCATTTAGCTTCCCCGAGTAACCGAGAACGCGCACGCCTGGCTCCAATCGCTCCACACCCCTTGTGCATTTCGCGCACGCACGCGCCAATAATATCGCTCGCCCGGATTCAACAACCCTGCAAATTGCGGTTGCCAGCGCGTCTTCCCCGCGTATGCCGTGCGGCTCACATACCGGTCAAAAGTGGGACACACGCACCACCTGAAATCCGGGTACCTGCTCACCTGTACGTGATAATCGTCCACCTCTGACCCATTCCCTTCAGGACTTTTCCAGCGAAACTCAAAATCCGTCTGATCCAACTCAGCCCCATCCAAGGGAAACACCGGCTCGGGTATATCCGGCGGTTTAATACAGTGCTCCTCCTGCCATCCGTAAATTATCCGAACATTCCGTTTTTCCTCTGACTCATCTCTATATTGAATGCGATTCTCACCACAGAACAGCGATGGCAAAGATCGCGTTGCACACTGCAAATCCGTATCGAACCAGATTTTATCCACCCCCACATCTCCGGCATTCGCACCAGCCCACATCGCCACCTGAACATAATATTCATAACGCGGTCCAACCCGCCATCCCGGATCCCAATCCCCCCGCCAGTCGAACAAAGCCGGATTCAAATACCAGTCCAGATCCACACACGCACTTGCCCGATGTCCCGTTGCCACCCAGACCGACCGCCAGTCCTTTCCATCCAGAGACAGCAATACCTCAAGACCGTCTTCCCTGCTCACCCGTCTGTAGGACAAACCCACTCGCGCTCCGGCAATGGGATATGGTGAACACACCTTCCAGATCATCCGGGAAACGCTTTGATCTTGAACCGGATGAACAGCAGGCAATCGCCTCGACGCTTCCTGCACCACATTCACATGCCGTTCTAACCCTCTCATTGCCAGCGGATTTCGCAGATCGGGTCGATAGGCCAGCTTGCCATTGGAATATCGCACCTCGGGATGTAACCGACGCCCTCGCACCACCGTCTTGCCCACCTGATCCCAATAGCGCACCAGCTTCTCCCCCGGCCGCAAGCGCATCGCCATCGTATGGGGCGGCGGCAACTGCGTCGTATCCTGTTGCACACGGCCATCTTCCCGAGTCCAGGCACCGCTCGGATTGGTCGGATACACAAATTCCCGATTCTCGAACTGCGCGCTGTAATAATCCTTCTCCACCAGATCCTTTCCCGCCAGTCCCAGATTCCGGTGCGACCTGCTCGTCAGTTCTGGATCCCGCGCCAGGTCGGCGACACTGGCCACCGTCCGGTTATCGCGCTTTAAGAAAAACACCATCTGATCCGTATCGAGCAAATGCCATGCCCCATTTGCCCACGCTTCGAAAATCGTATGGCTACACTGCCGCCCTCGACCGTGCCCATCCAAAATACCGCCGACCCATACCTCGCGCGACTTCACCCCCATCACCTCACCCAACCGACTCGTGGCAATCGCATACCCTATACACCCCTCAAACCCATACGCATTGAACAACTTCACCGGATCGCTCACATCGTCATACCACGACATCCCGCATCGGCTGTCGTAAACCTCATCCACGACAAACTGCCACAACGCCATCATCCGCTCGTCTTCGTCCAGATCCCGCCCGCCTATCGCCTCTTTCGCCATCGCCTCTACCGACCACCAATCCCGCTGTCCATTTGCCACCAACCACGGATTCACCAGATCTGTCTCACCCGTATTCTCGATCACCACATAAAGATTTGGCTCAAACACCTGATCATAGGGCGGCATACTCGAATTAGGCCCCGGGCAATACACCTCTGGCCCAAGAGTCACAGCATTCGACTCATCCACATACCCACCCATCTGAACCTCAAACGCTTCTACCTCCTGCGTCAGATCGACCTGTTTCTCACAAGAAGCGCGGGGCACCTGCGCCTCAACGGATTCCATATTCCTCAACTCATCCTGTTCTGGATAACGATCAGCACCAACGGCGATATAATAATAAGTCTTCCCCGGTATCAAATCCGCCGCATCCACAAACCGATCTTCTCGGGCGACGCCGACTTCTTCAAATGCACCATCCGCCCGATCCGCGCGATAGATTCGCATCCTCCGAGCGTCCTCGCATTCCACCTGCATGGTAACGCAATTGACAGCAGTATCTAAAATTTTGAGTATCATATCCGATCCTCCCTCTGATCAAAGCGGAAAATCGCTTGATGGATCATCCACACGCATGTTATATTCCCTCAGATCTACCCTCTAACCTCCCAATCTCAGGAGACACGCCATGAAACTCGTCGAAACCGATCCCAACTCCGGCGCTGAAATTTACCAGCTCATCGACGATCCTCGTCCCGCCGACAACATCTATGGCGAACAACCCTATTCCTCAGCTGATGGAAGCCGCGTCACAATCCGATATTATCCCCAAAACGACCAGGACGGCGGCCTGTCCTTCCTCGACCTCACAGATGGCAGCCTCCACACCGTACTCGCCGAAGCACCCCGTTTCCCCGCCTTCCATGCCTGGGGCGAACACCTCTACTACCAGCAACAAGACGGGGACGCGCTCGTACTCAAACGCTGCAACTATCAGACCCTCGAAAAAGAAGACATCGCAACTTTGCCAACCGAAGAGGGCCGATTCAGCTACGGCACCATGTCCCAGGACGGGCGTTACTACGCTGCCAGCGTCCACCCCGAAGGCGGATCGAGCAAAGTCTGGTGTACAGACCTCTCAACCGGGAAAAGCAATACCCTTGCCCAGCGGGACGACTACCACTTCAAACACGAACAATTCTCCCTCGACGGCAACAATCGCATCCTCATTCAAGCCAACAAAATGCCCGACGTCAAATTCGTCCACCTCGGCGCTCTTGAACCCGACCGCGAAGGCATCACCTGGTTTCCCGTCGATCGCCCACACACGCCGCGCCCCACCGGTCACGAAGCGTGGATTGGCACAACCGACTACATCTTCATCTCCACGGGACAAGACGAAGACAGCGAAGGCAACGTCTGGACTGCGGGCTTGCGCGACAATGCCCCAAATCTGGTCAGCAAGACCTCCCAACGCTTCGGTCATGTCAGCGTCTCCCATTGTGGCCGATACTGGATTGGAGACGCCACCCAGGAAGAAAACATCCCCATCCACATCGGTTCTCTCGAATCGGGTCGTCACAAATGCCTCGTCCTCAGCCGCACCGAACACGACGACAACCAGTGGTCGCACACCCATCCCTACATGACCTCTGACAACGCGTGGCTCATCTACACCTCTAACCGCAGCGGTCACCCCCAGGTCTATGGTGCAAAAATTCCACAGGAGTTCCTGGATAGTCTTTCGTAAGCCTTAAAAACCCTCACCACCCATGCACCCCATGTCCCGCATCTGGAAACCAGATTATATCCACCACCTTGGAGACCCCAATCCCGAACAAATACCCCACAATCGCCCCGTACCAAAACGGCAGTGACCGCCTGTAAAGACTCACACCTCCAAACTGGATAACAAAGGTCTTCATCAACCACACAATCAGCAAACAAAACCCGTATCGCCCGACAGGCAAAGCAATCGCCGCCGGGTGAAACGGCCACCAGGACACCCGCGCCTTCAAATAAGTCAGCACCCCTGCCTCGGCAAACCCAAAAAACCACACCCCCAACTTCTGCGGATCGAACACCGTCAGCTTGCTCCCCTCAATCAACGACACCCTGCCCATCAGCACACCCCAGTCCCACAGCGCCATGTGCCCATTCAGACCGCCCTCGGTATAACACCGGTAAAGCTGTGCGCCCACAGAAACCACAAAACCCGTCACAAACGCCACCGGGATGCACCCCCAGATCAGCGGATGCCGCCGCAGGTGATCGCCCAACATCCGAAAAAAATGCGTCACCGAAGGGATACACGTAATCCGGATCGGCACCCCGCAAAGCGCGTTGCTATTCACCAGCCAGATAGACGTCTGTGTCGCAGGTGGCAGATTCGACGTTCCGCCCAGCGCCAGGAGCACATCGGCGCCCTTTCCACCTGCAGGAGACAAAAAAATAAATCCCGTAGTCGCCGCATATTTGGTAATCCCGAAAAAACAGATAAACAGCAACACTAACTGCACCAGCATCACGGGAACCCGCATCCCGGCAGACACCATCCATCCTCCCAAAAATACCGCCGAAGACAACAATCCCAGCCACGCCGTGCGATAAGAAACCGGAGACCCGTCATCGCTCTCGCGCCCCCTTTCAAACGCCTTTTGCAGCGTCTCCCGCAAATGCCCTCTGGCGACCCACACCGACCATCCCACCAGAAAAACCAGTGCCCCGTGCGATTCCAGCATCGCGATCTCGCCGCCCATCGCCGGTTGCCCGGGCAAACCCACCGTAAACCCCGTGCGGTTCAGCAACCCCTTTTTCAAAATATTCACAAAATCGTAAAACCAGAAACTGAACAGAATATCCAGCGGGCACAAATACGCCAGCCCCATAATCATCGGCTGCACCCGCAAAAAATAATCCGGAAAATGATGTCCCAGGGGTACGGCTTTGTATGTGGTCGAATAAAACAGGGTGATAGGCGGCAAGCTGAGCGCGAAATACCCGATGATATTCCAGCCAATAATCCCCGCCACAAAACCGAACCCAATCCAGAACACCTTATTCTTAAACACATCCGGCACCCGACTGCCCGCGGACTGCCTGAGCATATCCATCGGGAACGTCGCCATCGGAAAAACCAGCCGCTCCTTCTCGTGCCACTGTTTGTAAAAAATCACACTCGAAAAAAAACCCGCCCCAACCAGCGACAAACACGCCATCAACCACCAGAACAACGGCCGCACCCAGGCCAGCCACGGGATAGCCCCATCCACCTCCACCCCGGTAAACAACTGCCCGATCACCGCCTCTGATTCCTCTGGAAACAACCAGCGCGGAAAATAGGGCATCACCACCTCCCGCATCCGGTTCTCAGGCGAGGCATAGTGAGCCGGAGCCGCAATATCGGTCACCATATACATCGCCCACCCAATACCCGGCAAATTCCCCACCAGCCACACCATGAAAAACACCGTCAACATCTCCATCCGAGACAGTGCCCACCCCCGCGCAAACAGCTTCAACACCGTATTGATTCCCAGCCACACCACAAACGGCAGAGCCACCGCTACGGGCATGTAATTCTTCACCAGATTCCGCCCGAAATAGGACATGAAAAGCGCCATTCCCACAATCGTGAGCACACCGATCACCAGCGCGCGCCCCGTCACCCGTTCTCGGAGAACCCCGGCTCGTTCTTCCACCACCTGCTTTTCATCGATAGCCATCTCCCAACCTTTTTGGTCATCGCAATTGCTTCAACAATCCCAAAGCCACATCGACAATTTGCTCGCTACACCCCGGCGCAAAGACGCTCGCCTCCGGCTCATATCCTCCTTCTTCATAAGACTGCCTCGTCGGCAAATATCCCACCGAATCATTGGCTAACTCGATCACTATCGTCTGCGAAAACGGAGACCGAGCTTTCAAATCCAACCCCAATTCCACCAGCAACTCCCCCGGCACAGCCGCAATCCCCAGGTCCCCAATGCGAAGTGCCTGCACCCATGTCCGCACCCGATCCGGCACATCGACCATGCGCCTGGTTATTCGCCGCACAAAAGCGCGCTCGGCCATCGTGGGCCGCTCCATGGCCTCAATCTCCCTCACCCGCGCC encodes the following:
- a CDS encoding c-type cytochrome, with the protein product MAIRLTFLCALLIALPIAIYSGDIPRVPLGHDEIRYISSIPKDNPLTQTKIALGKLLFFDKRLSRDGSIACGSCHQPHRAFTDGRVLPTGIDGQTPTRNVPTLINRAYGTIYFYDGRAATLEEQALIPIQSPTEMGNTLEQVVTTLSAISGYRPHFKAAFGDSTITSGRIAKALSAFERTLISGESPYDLFEYGGPKGAMSASAIRGLRLFRTKARCTLCHMGFNYTDEDFHNIGTSWDRADLSTYEKTGNLQDIKGIDPGRYEQTQKPEHFGAMKTPTLREVARTAPYMHNGSIKTLEEIIEFYDKGGNPNPFLDELITPLNLTDAEKQDLIAFLKALNGINWLHIEPPFSFPE
- a CDS encoding fibronectin type III domain-containing protein; translated protein: MILKILDTAVNCVTMQVECEDARRMRIYRADRADGAFEEVGVAREDRFVDAADLIPGKTYYYIAVGADRYPEQDELRNMESVEAQVPRASCEKQVDLTQEVEAFEVQMGGYVDESNAVTLGPEVYCPGPNSSMPPYDQVFEPNLYVVIENTGETDLVNPWLVANGQRDWWSVEAMAKEAIGGRDLDEDERMMALWQFVVDEVYDSRCGMSWYDDVSDPVKLFNAYGFEGCIGYAIATSRLGEVMGVKSREVWVGGILDGHGRGRQCSHTIFEAWANGAWHLLDTDQMVFFLKRDNRTVASVADLARDPELTSRSHRNLGLAGKDLVEKDYYSAQFENREFVYPTNPSGAWTREDGRVQQDTTQLPPPHTMAMRLRPGEKLVRYWDQVGKTVVRGRRLHPEVRYSNGKLAYRPDLRNPLAMRGLERHVNVVQEASRRLPAVHPVQDQSVSRMIWKVCSPYPIAGARVGLSYRRVSREDGLEVLLSLDGKDWRSVWVATGHRASACVDLDWYLNPALFDWRGDWDPGWRVGPRYEYYVQVAMWAGANAGDVGVDKIWFDTDLQCATRSLPSLFCGENRIQYRDESEEKRNVRIIYGWQEEHCIKPPDIPEPVFPLDGAELDQTDFEFRWKSPEGNGSEVDDYHVQVSRYPDFRWCVCPTFDRYVSRTAYAGKTRWQPQFAGLLNPGERYYWRVRARNAQGVWSDWSQACAFSVTRGS
- a CDS encoding SUMF1/EgtB/PvdO family nonheme iron enzyme yields the protein MPARLYFTFVFLLGVVASANAQGDPAEIPARYDLARMSLEDGEIHYAEQQFLKILKIDPKHAPTHLTLARLYHRQKRNANAYRHFKTYLDLSPEAPDKATIRTLLNTLAESLKASGKGWVVIDPSKPWQPSVPPQSDELGFISIQSGTFLMGGTFENEKPIRLVTVSDFELLNHEVTNAEYFSFTKATGHSSPEHWREDWFWMSEFGTHPVVNITYYDAEAYCQWLDARLPTEAEWEYACRAGRTQSKYPWGDDPPDEQKANYGRIFKTPYPTRAVKSHPPNAYGLYDMAGNVWEWCADWYDPDYYKNAPTDNPKGPDKGFDYQHTRRGGQWQSSPHSLRCARRYGGEPSAQDNGSMAYFGFRCAR